Proteins encoded by one window of Sphingosinicella sp. BN140058:
- a CDS encoding amidohydrolase: MRDIPFVDAHVHLWDLERISYPWLTPPFADDGPNGSVAPIAKTYLLDDYLADAEGWTIAGMVHVDAGAAASGALDETEWLQNMADERGLPSGIVAFASLDDPDVERLLAAHAEHRNVRGIRHIVNWHADPRRTYCARDVTADPIWQRGFDRLGKYGLSFDLQCYPGQFANVAQAIVRNPEVPVILNHCGMPVDGLDQWRAEIERLTALPNVAVKMSGFGFIERAWKPEAMLPFARELIDRFGPDRVLFASDFPTDKLFCDFAQILETFTEIASGFGDDERRAMFGRNADRIYRLGLGV, translated from the coding sequence ATGCGCGACATTCCGTTCGTCGATGCCCATGTCCATCTCTGGGATCTGGAGCGCATTTCCTATCCCTGGCTGACCCCGCCTTTCGCAGACGACGGTCCCAACGGCAGCGTCGCGCCGATCGCGAAGACCTATCTGCTCGACGATTATCTCGCCGATGCGGAGGGCTGGACGATCGCAGGCATGGTCCATGTCGATGCCGGCGCTGCAGCCAGCGGCGCTCTCGACGAGACCGAATGGCTGCAGAACATGGCCGACGAACGCGGGCTGCCGAGCGGCATCGTCGCCTTCGCCTCGCTCGACGATCCCGATGTCGAACGCCTGCTCGCCGCTCATGCCGAGCATCGCAACGTTCGCGGCATCCGCCACATCGTCAACTGGCATGCCGATCCCCGCCGAACCTATTGCGCCCGCGACGTCACCGCCGATCCGATCTGGCAGCGCGGCTTCGATCGGCTCGGCAAATACGGCCTGTCCTTCGATCTCCAATGCTATCCGGGACAGTTCGCCAATGTCGCCCAGGCGATCGTGCGCAATCCGGAGGTGCCGGTGATCCTCAACCATTGCGGCATGCCGGTGGACGGGCTCGATCAGTGGCGCGCGGAGATCGAGCGGCTCACCGCTCTGCCAAACGTCGCGGTGAAGATGTCGGGCTTCGGCTTCATCGAGCGCGCCTGGAAGCCGGAAGCCATGCTTCCGTTCGCGCGCGAGCTGATCGACCGGTTCGGTCCCGACCGGGTGCTGTTCGCCAGCGATTTCCCGACCGACAAATTGTTCTGCGATTTCGCGCAGATCCTGGAGACTTTCACCGAAATCGCGTCCGGCTTCGGCGACGACGAGCGGCGTGCGATGTTCGGGCGCAACGCCGATCGGATTTACCGCCTCGGTCTCGGCGTGTGA
- a CDS encoding SDR family NAD(P)-dependent oxidoreductase: MAAYEGRFAGRSAIVTGGASGLGLETARRIVAEGGRVALWDLNGDALAAAKAETGAHHVVALDVSDAAAVAAAAKESNDVLGRIDILVASAGITGATVPVHEFPIDSFQRVVEINLYGIFYCCREIVPYMLANEYGRIVNIASVAGKEGNPNASAYSASKAGVIGFTKSLGKELATKGVIANALTPATFESPILDQLPQSQVDYMRSKIPMGRLGEVHESAAMVCFMASEECSFTTASVFDTSGGRTTY, from the coding sequence ATGGCCGCCTATGAAGGCCGCTTCGCGGGCCGCAGCGCGATCGTCACCGGCGGCGCCTCCGGCCTCGGCCTCGAGACCGCGCGCCGGATCGTCGCCGAGGGCGGGCGGGTCGCGCTCTGGGATCTGAACGGCGACGCGCTCGCCGCCGCCAAAGCGGAGACCGGCGCGCACCATGTCGTCGCGCTCGATGTCTCCGACGCCGCCGCGGTCGCCGCGGCGGCGAAGGAGAGCAACGACGTCCTCGGCCGCATCGACATTCTCGTCGCCAGCGCGGGGATCACCGGCGCCACCGTGCCGGTGCACGAATTCCCGATCGACAGCTTCCAGCGCGTCGTCGAGATCAACCTGTACGGCATCTTCTACTGCTGCCGCGAGATCGTGCCCTACATGCTCGCCAACGAATACGGCCGCATCGTCAACATCGCCTCGGTCGCCGGCAAGGAAGGCAATCCGAACGCCTCGGCCTATTCGGCGTCGAAGGCGGGCGTGATCGGCTTCACCAAATCGCTCGGCAAGGAACTCGCCACGAAAGGCGTGATCGCCAATGCGCTCACCCCGGCGACCTTCGAAAGCCCGATCCTCGACCAACTGCCGCAGAGCCAGGTCGATTACATGCGCTCGAAGATCCCGATGGGCCGCCTCGGCGAAGTCCACGAAAGCGCCGCCATGGTCTGCTTCATGGCAAGCGAGGAGTGCAGCTTCACGACGGCGTCCGTGTTCGACACGTCGGGCGGGCGGACGACGTATTGA
- a CDS encoding fumarylacetoacetate hydrolase family protein translates to MKLLRYGPKGQEKPGLLDADGNIRDLSEHIADITPREVTVDAIARLKSIDPASLPLVEGEQRYGVPVNGIGKFIAIGLNYADHAREAGLEPPPEPIFFTKAISCLTGPNDEVMIPRGSEKTDWEVELGIIIGKTCRYVEQADALDHVAGYVLVNDVSERAFQKELGSQWDKGKGCDTFGPTGPWLVTPDEVGDVQQLDMFLDVNGKRMQTGNTSTMIFPVAECISYVSRFITLHPGDLLITGTPPGVGEGQKPEKIFLKAGDEMRLGVSKLGEQRQQVVAWRKLDDAAA, encoded by the coding sequence ATGAAGCTGCTGCGCTACGGCCCGAAAGGGCAGGAGAAACCCGGCCTGCTCGATGCCGACGGCAACATCCGCGATCTTTCCGAGCACATTGCCGACATCACCCCGCGCGAGGTGACTGTCGATGCGATCGCGCGGCTGAAGTCGATCGATCCCGCCTCGCTGCCGCTGGTTGAGGGCGAACAGCGCTACGGCGTGCCGGTCAACGGCATCGGCAAGTTCATCGCCATCGGCCTCAATTATGCCGACCATGCCCGTGAGGCCGGCCTCGAGCCGCCGCCCGAGCCGATCTTCTTCACCAAGGCGATTTCGTGCCTCACCGGCCCCAATGACGAGGTGATGATTCCGCGCGGCTCGGAGAAGACCGACTGGGAGGTCGAGCTCGGCATCATCATCGGCAAGACCTGCCGCTACGTCGAGCAGGCCGACGCGCTCGATCACGTTGCCGGCTACGTGCTCGTCAACGACGTGTCCGAGCGCGCATTCCAGAAGGAACTCGGCTCGCAATGGGACAAGGGCAAGGGCTGCGACACGTTCGGCCCGACCGGCCCGTGGCTGGTTACGCCCGACGAGGTCGGCGACGTGCAGCAGCTCGACATGTTCCTCGACGTCAACGGCAAGCGCATGCAGACCGGCAACACGTCGACGATGATCTTCCCGGTCGCGGAATGCATTTCCTATGTCAGCCGCTTCATTACCCTGCACCCGGGGGACCTGCTGATCACCGGCACGCCGCCGGGCGTCGGCGAGGGCCAGAAGCCGGAGAAGATCTTCCTCAAGGCCGGCGACGAGATGCGCCTCGGCGTGTCGAAGCTCGGCGAGCAGCGGCAGCAGGTCGTCGCCTGGCGCAAGCTCGACGACGCGGCGGCCTGA
- the rhmD gene encoding L-rhamnonate dehydratase, with translation MNLPKIAHVRAYVVRGGGADYHDQGEGHWIDDHIATPMSRYPDYRQSRQSFGINVLGTLVVEIEATDGTIGFAVTTGGEPACYIVEKHLARFLEGASPTDYEKIWDQMYFSTQYYGRKGLVVNALSGVDLALWDLLGKLRGEPVYHMLGGAVRDELQFYATGARPDLAKQMGFIGGKMPLHHGPAEGEEGLHRNIAELAEMRSRVGPDFWLMLDCWMALDLNYATRLAHRAREHGLKWIEEALSPDDYWGYAELKRNAPPGMLVTTGEHEATRWGFRMLLEMDCCDIIQPDVGWCGGITEMIKISALADARGKLVVPHGSSVYSYHFVITRHNSPFAEFLMMAPKADAVVPMFHPQLLGEPIPEKGRMRASALDKPGFGVELNRDIALHRPYTH, from the coding sequence ATGAACTTGCCGAAAATCGCGCATGTGCGGGCATATGTCGTTCGCGGCGGCGGCGCCGATTATCACGATCAGGGCGAAGGCCACTGGATCGACGACCATATCGCAACGCCGATGAGCCGCTATCCCGACTATCGCCAGAGCCGTCAGAGCTTTGGGATCAACGTGCTCGGCACTTTGGTCGTGGAGATCGAGGCGACCGACGGCACGATCGGCTTCGCGGTGACGACGGGCGGCGAACCGGCCTGCTACATTGTCGAGAAGCATCTCGCCCGCTTCCTCGAAGGTGCGAGCCCGACCGACTACGAGAAGATCTGGGACCAGATGTACTTCTCGACTCAATATTATGGCCGCAAGGGCCTGGTCGTGAACGCGCTTTCCGGCGTAGACCTTGCGCTGTGGGATCTGCTCGGGAAGCTGCGCGGCGAACCGGTCTACCACATGCTCGGCGGCGCGGTGCGCGACGAGCTGCAATTCTACGCCACCGGCGCCCGGCCCGATCTCGCCAAGCAGATGGGCTTCATCGGCGGCAAGATGCCGCTCCACCATGGCCCGGCCGAAGGCGAGGAGGGGCTGCACAGGAACATCGCCGAGCTGGCCGAGATGCGCAGCCGGGTCGGCCCCGATTTCTGGCTGATGCTTGATTGCTGGATGGCGCTCGATCTCAATTACGCGACCAGGCTCGCCCATCGCGCCCGCGAACATGGCCTGAAATGGATCGAGGAGGCTTTGAGCCCCGACGATTATTGGGGCTATGCCGAATTGAAGCGCAACGCGCCGCCGGGCATGCTCGTCACCACCGGCGAACATGAGGCGACTCGCTGGGGCTTCCGCATGCTGCTCGAGATGGATTGCTGCGACATCATCCAGCCCGATGTCGGCTGGTGCGGCGGCATCACCGAGATGATCAAGATTTCGGCGCTCGCCGATGCGCGCGGCAAGCTCGTCGTGCCGCACGGATCGTCGGTCTATTCCTACCATTTCGTGATCACCCGCCATAACAGCCCGTTCGCCGAGTTCCTGATGATGGCCCCCAAGGCGGACGCGGTGGTGCCGATGTTCCACCCGCAATTGCTCGGCGAGCCGATCCCGGAAAAGGGGCGGATGCGCGCCTCCGCGCTCGACAAACCGGGCTTCGGAGTCGAGCTCAACCGCGATATCGCCCTTCACCGACCCTACACCCACTGA
- a CDS encoding IclR family transcriptional regulator: MRQTTSIDGSDAGQENSADAPRAPSGSQTLLRGLDVLEGVAEGPASLGELASRLGLTRSTTHRLANALIERRYLTLAPGRGYQLGPKLLELGFQAQQQADLVQIARPKLEALAQDSEDTVHLGILDGDRALYLDKIPGRRRIVISSRVGDRHPLTSTGLGKALLLDEPPARWRDLFEQDQKSSNVTADYDIWLKRMAGYVDAGRAYDLEENEDQIRCVAAPIRDASGRILGAISVSSAAQYMDDGRMEQLTGDVVSTADSISRELGWNPDAKRPRRRS, encoded by the coding sequence ATGAGACAGACCACGTCAATCGACGGCAGCGATGCCGGCCAGGAAAATTCCGCTGACGCGCCGCGCGCACCCTCCGGCAGCCAGACGCTGCTGCGCGGCCTCGACGTGCTTGAAGGCGTCGCAGAAGGCCCGGCCTCGCTCGGCGAGCTGGCGAGCCGCCTCGGCCTCACCCGCAGCACAACACATCGTCTCGCCAATGCCTTGATCGAGCGGCGATATCTGACGCTGGCGCCCGGCCGCGGCTATCAGCTCGGCCCGAAACTGCTCGAGCTCGGTTTCCAGGCGCAGCAGCAGGCGGACCTCGTTCAGATCGCACGTCCCAAGCTGGAGGCGCTAGCGCAGGATTCGGAGGATACCGTTCATCTCGGCATCCTCGACGGCGACCGTGCGCTCTATCTCGACAAGATTCCCGGCCGCCGGCGGATCGTCATCTCGAGCCGGGTCGGCGATCGCCACCCGCTCACCTCCACCGGCCTCGGCAAGGCCTTGCTGCTCGACGAGCCGCCGGCGCGCTGGCGCGACCTGTTCGAGCAGGACCAGAAGAGCTCCAACGTCACCGCCGACTACGACATCTGGCTGAAGCGGATGGCCGGCTATGTCGACGCCGGCCGCGCCTACGATCTCGAAGAAAATGAGGACCAGATACGCTGCGTCGCCGCACCGATCCGCGACGCCAGCGGCCGCATTTTGGGCGCCATCAGCGTGTCGAGCGCCGCCCAATATATGGACGACGGCCGCATGGAGCAGCTGACCGGCGACGTCGTCTCCACGGCCGATTCGATCAGCCGCGAGCTCGGCTGGAACCCCGATGCGAAGCGCCCGCGGCGCAGATCATAG
- a CDS encoding SDR family NAD(P)-dependent oxidoreductase translates to MRSARGADHSSGDDALTKLLEGKTVLVTGASAGIGRAAAIGAARHGADVAINFSRDTAGAESAVKEIEALGQRGLSVQGDVADPETAKDFVARAVAAFGKVDVFVNNAGICPFHAFLDMPVETFERTMRVNLHGAYFMVQAAANQMVAQGHGGAIIAVSSISALVGGEYQTHYTPTKAGLHSLMQSTAIALGRHGIRCNSVLPGTILTDINKDDLADAEKRKYMESRVPLRRLGQPDDLEGPIVFLASDLAKYVTGASLLVDGGAFVNLQ, encoded by the coding sequence ATGCGAAGCGCCCGCGGCGCAGATCATAGTTCAGGAGACGATGCGTTGACCAAGCTGCTCGAAGGCAAGACCGTTCTCGTCACCGGCGCCTCGGCCGGGATCGGCCGCGCCGCCGCGATCGGCGCCGCCCGCCACGGCGCCGATGTCGCGATCAACTTCTCGCGCGACACCGCGGGCGCCGAATCGGCGGTGAAGGAGATCGAGGCGCTGGGGCAGCGCGGCCTTTCCGTGCAGGGCGACGTCGCCGATCCGGAGACCGCCAAGGACTTCGTCGCGCGCGCGGTCGCCGCATTCGGCAAGGTCGACGTGTTCGTCAACAATGCCGGCATCTGCCCATTTCACGCCTTTCTCGACATGCCGGTGGAGACGTTCGAGCGGACGATGCGGGTCAACCTGCACGGCGCCTATTTCATGGTGCAGGCGGCTGCCAACCAGATGGTGGCGCAGGGCCATGGCGGCGCGATCATCGCGGTGAGCTCGATCTCGGCGCTGGTCGGCGGCGAGTACCAGACCCATTACACGCCGACCAAGGCGGGCCTCCATTCGCTGATGCAATCCACCGCGATCGCGCTCGGCCGGCACGGCATACGCTGCAATTCGGTGCTGCCGGGCACGATCCTGACCGACATCAACAAGGACGATCTCGCCGACGCGGAGAAGCGCAAATATATGGAGAGCCGGGTGCCGCTGAGGCGGTTGGGGCAGCCGGACGATCTCGAGGGGCCGATCGTGTTCCTGGCCTCGGATCTCGCGAAATACGTGACCGGCGCGTCCTTGCTGGTGGACGGCGGAGCGTTCGTAAACCTGCAATAA